One genomic window of Camelina sativa cultivar DH55 chromosome 5, Cs, whole genome shotgun sequence includes the following:
- the LOC104786493 gene encoding CDT1-like protein a, chloroplastic: MSAPGSSRSIPFKSKKRLFMNSPCSTKPPIGNPNLSPVSLPTPEKPPENPTLGKFFDALDSSITLSKLRGSKPTFSNISKIIEHLTQRSFSYSHLAQLKHILPEAIEIKRVLIHDETTCCMKPDLHVTLNADAVESNDDKSKSESKRANLRKVFRARLAEFVKAHPQGDEVPEEPLPQLFDRWKPNENLKVEVESVISVMEEMAKPTSSELNILHSTPAKIDSTPVVVASTPVDFVSTPARMFCTSLAAFPQKRSSDSIDVDDVSTDRPVKLVRRSLLMNFESYPEDEKSADVTDDEHVDPVPEIDVSSDDESLSLLSDKLRPLIKEREMKAIEDQIPAISQAKRRQKMIACLPKLFNVIHYLIQSTRRSIITKEELVHKIIAGHSDITDRKEVEEQLILLQELVPEWMSEKISSSGDVLVCINKLASPQTILSRLEEENKQEIAPPLS, encoded by the exons ATGAGTGCACCGGGTTCGTCTAGATCTATTCCCTTCAAATCGAAGAAACGATTATTTATGAATTCGCCATGTTCAACAAAACCGCCGATCGGAAACCCTAATCTGTCTCCTGTATCTCTACCCACGCCGGAGAAGCCGCCGGAGAATCCTACACTGGGTAAATTCTTCGATGCGTTGGATAGTTCAATCACGTTATCAAAACTGAGAGGTTCTAAGCCAACATTTTCAAACATCTCCAAGATCATCGAGCATTTAACCCAAAG GAGTTTTAGCTACAGTCACTTGGCTCAACTTAAGCATATATTGCCAGAAGCTATTGAGATTAAGAGAGTGTTAATACATGATGAGACAACTTGCTGTATGAAACCAGACCTTCATGTTACACTCAATGCTGATGCTGTTGAATCCAATGATGACAAGTCTAAATCTGAGAGTAAGAGAGCCAATCTCCGGAAAGTGTTTCGAGCAAGACTTGCGGAGTTTGTTAAAGCTCACCCTCAG GGTGATGAGGTTCCAGAGGAACCGCTTCCTCAGCTATTTGATAGATGGAAGCCGAATGAAAACTTAAAAGTTGAGGTTGAGAGTGTTATTTCTGTCATGGAAGAGATGGCCAAACCAACTTCGTCTGAGCTAAACATCCTACATTCAACGCCGGCTAAAATTGACTCAACACCAGTTGTTGTTGCTTCAACTCCGGTTGACTTTGTTTCAACTCCTGCCCGGATGTTCTGTACATCACTGGCAGCTTTTCCGCAGAAAAGAAGCAGTGATTCTATTGATGTAGATGATGTTTCGACTGATCGACCGGTTAAGCTTGTAAGGCGTTCCTTGTTGATGAACTTTGAATCTTATCCTGAGGACGAGAAATCTGCGGATGTGACAGATGATGAACACGTTGATCCAGTGCCAGAGATAGATGTATCCAGTGATGATGAAAGCCTCAGCTTACTTTCTGATAAACTTCGACCATTG ATAAAAGAACGAGAGATGAAAGCAATTGAGGATCAAATTCCAGCAATCTCACAGGCAAAAAGAAGGCAGAAGATGATCGCTTGTCTACCTAAACTTTTCAATGTCATCCATTACTTAATTCAGTCAACTAGGCGTTCGATTATCACAAAAGAAGAGCTTGTGCACAAGATAATAGCTGGTCATTCTGATATTACTGACAGAA aagaagttgaagaacaaCTTATCTTACTGCAAGAGCTTGTCCCGGAATGGATGTCTGAGAAAATATCATCAAGTGGAGATGTACTAGTATG CATAAACAAATTGGCATCTCCCCAAACAATCCTATCGCgcctagaagaagaaaacaagcaagagaTAGCTCCACCACTTTCTTGA
- the LOC104786494 gene encoding CDT1-like protein a, chloroplastic: MSSPGSSSRSIPFKSKKRLQMDSPISKPKAENTNNPPSSVALPTPEKPLENMLSRSRNRSVALSVKEIRQAAGSRRRSEDPVAPSSAKSKLFFSHTDSSSSKRVSKNTEKEKLPEKYEILGSFFDALDSSILLSKLRGSKPTFSNISGKIEHLTERRFCYSHLAQLKHILPEAMEIKRVLIHDERTCCMKPDLHVTLNADAVESNDDKSKSESKRISLRKVFRARLGEFVKAHPQGDDVPEEPLPELFNRGKPNENSRVEVKSVMEEKASIPAAKLFSSPFKVTSTPVKTASTPAKPTSSQINMAPTPSKTNSSPAKPTLSVIDMVPTPVKPVSTLANMPVTPATVDSTPVIAASTPPEFASTPARLKSTSLAARLQKRSSDCTNPDDVSADPPAKLVRRSLSLNFDSYPEDDKATDFTDDEPIDEEPEEDVSSDDEILSILPSKLRQAIKEQERKAIEDQNPAISLAKRRRKMIACLPKLFNVIHYLIQSIRRWVITKEELVHKIIAGHSDITDRKEVEEQLVLLQELVPEWMSEKKSSSGDVLVCINKLASPLTIRSRLEEVNKQEVAPLLS, translated from the exons ATGAGTTCACCAGGTTCATCTTCTAGATCTATTCCATTCAAATCGAAGAAACGGTTACAGATGGATTCGCCGATTTCTAAACCCAAGGCGGAGAACACCAACAACCCGCCGTCTTCTGTAGCGTTGCCTACGCCGGAGAAGCCGCTTGAGAACATGCTTAGTAGATCTAGAAACCGATCTGTCGCTTTATCCGTTAAAGAGATTCGTCAAGCCGCTGGATCTCGTCGTAGATCTGAAGATCCGGTTGCTCCTTCATCCGCTAAAAGCAAGCTCTTTTTTTCTCACACCGATTCGTCATCCTCTAAACGAGTTAGTAAGAatacagagaaagagaagcttcCGGAGAA GTATGAGATTCTGGGAAGCTTCTTTGATGCATTGGATAGTTCGATTTTGTTATCGAAACTGAGAGGTTCTAAGCCCACATTTTCAAACATTTCTGGAAAAATCGAACATTTAACAGAGAG GAGGTTTTGTTATAGTCACTTGGCTCAACTTAAGCATATATTACCAGAAGCGATGGAGATTAAGAGAGTGTTGATACACGACGAAAGAACTTGCTGTATGAAACCAGACCTTCATGTTACACTCAATGCTGATGCTGTTGAATCCAATGATGACAAGTCTAAATCTGAAAGTAAGAGGATTAGTCTCCGGAAAGTGTTCAGGGCTAGGCTTGGAGAGTTTGTTAAAGCTCACCCTCAG GGTGATGATGTTCCAGAAGAACCGCTTCCTGAGCTATTCAATAGAGGGAAACCAAATGAAAACTCAAGAGTTGAGGTTAAAAGTGTTATGGAAGAGAAGGCTTCTATTCCAGCAGCTAAATTGTTTTCGTCTCCCTTCAAAGTTACATCAACTCCAGTCAAAACAGCTTCAACTCCTGCTAAACCAACTTCGTCACAGATTAATATGGCACCAACTCCGAGCAAAACAAATTCAAGTCCTGCTAAACCGACTTTGTCTGTGATTGACATGGTGCCAACTCCAGTCAAACCAGTGTCAACTCTGGCTAACATGCCTGTGACACCAGCTACAGTTGACTCAACACCAGTGATTGCTGCTTCGACTCCACCTGAATTTGCTTCAACTCCTGCCCGGCTGAAGAGTACGTCACTGGCAGCTCGTCTGCAGAAGAGAAGCAGCGATTGTACTAATCCTGATGATGTTTCTGCTGACCCACCGGCTAAGCTTGTGAGGCGTTCCTTGTCTCTGAACTTTGATTCTTATCCTGAGGATGACAAAGCTACGGATTTTACTGATGATGAGCCCATTGATGAAGAACCAGAAGAAGATGTATCCAGCGATGATGAAATCCTCAGCATACTTCCTAGTAAACTTAGACAAGCG ATAAAAGAACAAGAGAGGAAAGCGATAGAGGATCAAAATCCAGCAATCTCTCTGGCTAAAAGAAGACGGAAGATGATCGCTTGCCTGCCTAAACTTTTCAATGTCATCCACTACTTGATTCAATCGATAAGGCGTTGGGTTATCACAAAAGAAGAGCTTGTGCACAAGATTATCGCTGGTCATTCTGATATTACTGACAGAA aagaagttgaagaacaaCTTGTACTACTACAAGAACTAGTCCCGGAATGGATGTCTGAGAAAAAATCATCAAGTGGAGATGTACTAGTATG CATAAACAAATTGGCGTCTCCCCTAACAATCCGATCACGTCTTGAAGAAGTAAACAAGCAAGAAGTGGCTCCACTGCTTTCTTGA
- the LOC109124619 gene encoding autophagy-related protein 9-like isoform X1, which yields MMSSGQKGPNVFNFFKWQRGESSSSLTTGLLHNESHEIELSNYGGIPSPGSESPSGLLNGESLNVQPIADLDLFVERLYSYYRDKGLWCIIVKWAVELLSLGFIICFSGFFLLYVDWNGLQNAKCGMDAVESGTKPCDLVKEAIHPHPLSPFTLTTAIIVGYLALFSVYWLFCFLRFFAQLKDTLDFRHFYYNNLHVTDNEILTMPWATVLEKVVQLQSSQCLCVVKDLSAHDMVMRLMRKENYLIGMLNKGLLSFPISHWIPGAGPAVKSAPDGTQYYLVLTKTLEWTLNWCILQSMFDCNFRVKRDFVSNPTTLKKRLFVVGLAMLLLSPFLVIFMLVYLFLRHAEQFYNHPSTASSRRWSNLSKWLFREFNEVDHLFKHRINSSVEHASEYLKQFPSPIISIIAKFVSFVSGGFAAVLIIIAFLEESLLEGHIFGRNLFWYAAVFGTITAISRAAISDEVLVLDPVGTMTLVVQHTHYMPKRWRGKENKDDVRLELETLFQYTGMMLLEEIASIFITPFLLMFVVPKRVDDILQFIKDFTVDIEGVGHVCSFSAFYFENHGNIKYGSPRNAPRREQRSSQGKMEKSFLSFQSSYPTWESDSLGKQFLSNLRTFRDRKLHEINTRHSCSPSRAWRESTLYRDIPRNPPACGNHTDSMWLIDSDQRNHPYLLDWYYTSQAHNRTEHPVERENEILTANQNSADCWPPNLGILGEDSRDLLNMEASTSGQFFRESILRNDQPDGEESFGNQHPLDGRNQWWGRGDRSHIGTSHPATANSFIEPPDFINRYTAGNLLDSSWGRRSIVEEGDEEEELDWEENARRQLSRTTFMDDDHDIEAGVDLHFDDVYSSRPQQTSSSSTTLG from the exons ATGATGAGCAGTGGGCAAAAGGGTCCAAATGTGTTCAACTTTTTTAAATGGCAACGTGGTGAATCATCATCGTCTTTGACAACTGGATTACTTCATAATGAGTCCCACGAGATTGAGCTATCTAACTACGGAGGAATACCAAGTCCTGGTAGTGAGAGCCCGTCGGGACTTCTTAATGGAGAGAGTTTAAATGTTCAACCAATTGCTGATTTGGATCTTTTTGTTGAAAGGCTCTACAGCTACTATAGAGACAAAGGCCTTTGGTGTATTATCGTAAAGTGGGCTGTTGAGCTTCTAAGTCTGGGCTTCATCATATGCTTCTCTGGGTTCTTCTTGTTGTATGTTGATTGGAATGGCCTTCAGAATGCAAAATGTGGAATGGATGCAGTTGAATCAGGAACTAAGCCATGTGATCTTGTAAAAGAAGCTATCCATCCCCATCCTTTATCTCCTTTCACGCTCACAACTGCTATAATTGTTGGATATTTGGCCCTCTTCTCTGTGTACTGGCTCTTCTGCTTCTTAAGGTTTTTTGCGCAATTGAAAGATACGTTGGATTTCCGACACTTCTATTACAACAA TCTACATGTCACAGACAATGAAATCCTTACTATGCCATGGGCAACAGTCCTTGAGAAGGTTGTTCAGTTACAAAGCTCTCAATGCCTTTGTGTGGTTAAGGATCTTTCAGCTCATGATATGGTTATGCGCCTTATGCGAAAAGAAAACTACTTGATTGGAATGCTCAACAAAGGTTTGCTTTCTTTCCCAATTTCCCATTGGATCCCTGGTGCTGGTCCAGCAGTCAAATCTGCACCAGATGGGACACAGTATTACCTTGTATTGACAAAGACCCTTGAGTGGACCCTTAACTGGTGCATATTGCAGAGCATGTTTGACTG CAATTTTCGTGTTAAAAGGGACTTTGTTTCAAATCCTACTACATTGAAGAAACGGCTATTTGTGGTTGGACTTGCTATGCTTCTGCTGTCACCATTTCTTGTCATCTTTATGTTGGTGTATCTATTCCTAAGGCATGCTGAACAGTTTTACAATCATCCAAGTACTGCATCTTCTCGAAGATGGTCCAATTTGTCAAAGTGGCTCTTCAGGGAATTTAATGAG GTTGACCATTTATTCAAGCATCGGATTAATAGCAGTGTAGAACACGCATCTGAATATCTAAAACAATTTCCCTCACCTATCATCTCCATTATTGCAAAGTTCGTCTCTTTTGTTTCTGGCGGGTTTGCTGCTGTTTTGATCATCATTGCGTTTCTCGAAGAATCTCTTCTAGAGGGCCAT ATATTCGGCCGCAATCTGTTTTGGTATGCTGCTGTTTTTGGAACAATAACTGCTATTAGCCGGGCTGCCATTTCAGATGAAGTTTTGGTCCTTGACCCAGTAGGAACTATGACTTTGGTGGTCCAACACACTCACTATATGCCTAAGAGATGGCGTGGTAAGGAAAACAAAGATGATGTCCGCTTGGAGTTAGAGACTCTGTTTCAG TATACTGGGATGATGCTATTGGAGGAGATAGCTTCGATCTTCATCACACcttttttgcttatgtttgtCGTGCCAAAG CGGGTTGATGACATCTTGCaattcatcaaggatttcacAGTTGATATTGAAGGTGTAGGCCATGTTTGCAG CTTTAGTGCTTTCTACTTTGAGAACCATGGAAATATCAAGTATGGTTCACCACGTAATGCACCGCGTCGTGAGCAGAGAAGCTCACAAGGGAAAATGGAGAAATCATTTTTGAG TTTCCAGAGTAGTTATCCTACTTGGGAGTCAGATTCTCTTGGGAAGCAGTTTCTGTCAAATCTCAGAACTTTCCGGGACCGAAAGCTTCATGAAATCAACACAAGACACTCATGTTCTCCTAGTAGGGCGTGGCGAGAAAGCACTTTATACAGAGACATTCCAAGAAATCCACCTGCTTGCGGAAATCACACTGATTCCATGTGGCTGATTGATTCAGATCAGAGGAATCATCCTTATCTTCTTGACTGGTATTACACCTCTCAGGCTCACAACAGAACCGAGCACCcagtagagagagagaacgaaatCTTAACTGCAAATCAGAACTCTGCGGACTGTTGGCCTCCTAATTTGGGAATCCTTGGTGAAGATAGCAGAGATCTGCTCAACATGGAGGCAAGCACATCAGGTCAGTTCTTCAGAGAGAGCATTCTGCGCAATGACCAACCCGATGGAGAAGAAAGTTTTGGGAATCAGCATCCTCTTGATGGTAGGAACCAGTGGTGGGGAAGAGGCGACCGCTCTCACATTGGCACATCTCATCCGGCAACCGCCAATAGCTTCATTGAGCCACCTGATTTTATAAACCGCTACACAGCAGGAAACTTGTTAGACAGCTCATGGGGCAGAAGAAGCATTG ttgaagaaggagatgaagaagaagaattggatTGGGAAGAAAATGCAAGAAGACAGTTGTCCAGGACTACATTCATGGATGATGATCATGATATTGAAGCTGGGGTTGATCTCCATTTCGACGATGTATATAGTTCAAGACCTCAACAAACTTCATCATCAAGCACCACATTAGGGTGA
- the LOC109124619 gene encoding autophagy-related protein 9-like isoform X3: protein MMSSGQKGPNVFNFFKWQRGESSSSLTTGLLHNESHEIELSNYGGIPSPGSESPSGLLNGESLNVQPIADLDLFVERLYSYYRDKGLWCIIVKWAVELLSLGFIICFSGFFLLYVDWNGLQNAKCGMDAVESGTKPCDLVKEAIHPHPLSPFTLTTAIIVGYLALFSVYWLFCFLRFFAQLKDTLDFRHFYYNNLHVTDNEILTMPWATVLEKVVQLQSSQCLCVVKDLSAHDMVMRLMRKENYLIGMLNKGLLSFPISHWIPGAGPAVKSAPDGTQYYLVLTKTLEWTLNWCILQSMFDCNFRVKRDFVSNPTTLKKRLFVVGLAMLLLSPFLVIFMLVYLFLRHAEQFYNHPSTASSRRWSNLSKWLFREFNEVDHLFKHRINSSVEHASEYLKQFPSPIISIIAKFVSFVSGGFAAVLIIIAFLEESLLEGHIFGRNLFWYAAVFGTITAISRAAISDEVLVLDPVGTMTLVVQHTHYMPKRWRGKENKDDVRLELETLFQYTGMMLLEEIASIFITPFLLMFVVPKRVDDILQFIKDFTVDIEGVGHVCSFSAFYFENHGNIKYGSPRNAPRREQRSSQGKMEKSFLSFQSSYPTWESDSLGKQFLSNLRTFRDRKLHEINTRHSCSPSRAWRESTLYRDIPRNPPACGNHTDSMWLIDSDQRNHPYLLDWYYTSQAHNRTEHPVERENEILTANQNSADCWPPNLGILGEDSRDLLNMEASTSGQFFRESILRNDQPDGEESFGNQHPLDGRNQWWGRGDRSHIGTSHPATANSFIEPPDFINRYTAGNLLDSSWGRRSIEEGDEEEELDWEENARRQLSRTTFMDDDHDIEAGVDLHFDDVYSSRPQQTSSSSTTLG, encoded by the exons ATGATGAGCAGTGGGCAAAAGGGTCCAAATGTGTTCAACTTTTTTAAATGGCAACGTGGTGAATCATCATCGTCTTTGACAACTGGATTACTTCATAATGAGTCCCACGAGATTGAGCTATCTAACTACGGAGGAATACCAAGTCCTGGTAGTGAGAGCCCGTCGGGACTTCTTAATGGAGAGAGTTTAAATGTTCAACCAATTGCTGATTTGGATCTTTTTGTTGAAAGGCTCTACAGCTACTATAGAGACAAAGGCCTTTGGTGTATTATCGTAAAGTGGGCTGTTGAGCTTCTAAGTCTGGGCTTCATCATATGCTTCTCTGGGTTCTTCTTGTTGTATGTTGATTGGAATGGCCTTCAGAATGCAAAATGTGGAATGGATGCAGTTGAATCAGGAACTAAGCCATGTGATCTTGTAAAAGAAGCTATCCATCCCCATCCTTTATCTCCTTTCACGCTCACAACTGCTATAATTGTTGGATATTTGGCCCTCTTCTCTGTGTACTGGCTCTTCTGCTTCTTAAGGTTTTTTGCGCAATTGAAAGATACGTTGGATTTCCGACACTTCTATTACAACAA TCTACATGTCACAGACAATGAAATCCTTACTATGCCATGGGCAACAGTCCTTGAGAAGGTTGTTCAGTTACAAAGCTCTCAATGCCTTTGTGTGGTTAAGGATCTTTCAGCTCATGATATGGTTATGCGCCTTATGCGAAAAGAAAACTACTTGATTGGAATGCTCAACAAAGGTTTGCTTTCTTTCCCAATTTCCCATTGGATCCCTGGTGCTGGTCCAGCAGTCAAATCTGCACCAGATGGGACACAGTATTACCTTGTATTGACAAAGACCCTTGAGTGGACCCTTAACTGGTGCATATTGCAGAGCATGTTTGACTG CAATTTTCGTGTTAAAAGGGACTTTGTTTCAAATCCTACTACATTGAAGAAACGGCTATTTGTGGTTGGACTTGCTATGCTTCTGCTGTCACCATTTCTTGTCATCTTTATGTTGGTGTATCTATTCCTAAGGCATGCTGAACAGTTTTACAATCATCCAAGTACTGCATCTTCTCGAAGATGGTCCAATTTGTCAAAGTGGCTCTTCAGGGAATTTAATGAG GTTGACCATTTATTCAAGCATCGGATTAATAGCAGTGTAGAACACGCATCTGAATATCTAAAACAATTTCCCTCACCTATCATCTCCATTATTGCAAAGTTCGTCTCTTTTGTTTCTGGCGGGTTTGCTGCTGTTTTGATCATCATTGCGTTTCTCGAAGAATCTCTTCTAGAGGGCCAT ATATTCGGCCGCAATCTGTTTTGGTATGCTGCTGTTTTTGGAACAATAACTGCTATTAGCCGGGCTGCCATTTCAGATGAAGTTTTGGTCCTTGACCCAGTAGGAACTATGACTTTGGTGGTCCAACACACTCACTATATGCCTAAGAGATGGCGTGGTAAGGAAAACAAAGATGATGTCCGCTTGGAGTTAGAGACTCTGTTTCAG TATACTGGGATGATGCTATTGGAGGAGATAGCTTCGATCTTCATCACACcttttttgcttatgtttgtCGTGCCAAAG CGGGTTGATGACATCTTGCaattcatcaaggatttcacAGTTGATATTGAAGGTGTAGGCCATGTTTGCAG CTTTAGTGCTTTCTACTTTGAGAACCATGGAAATATCAAGTATGGTTCACCACGTAATGCACCGCGTCGTGAGCAGAGAAGCTCACAAGGGAAAATGGAGAAATCATTTTTGAG TTTCCAGAGTAGTTATCCTACTTGGGAGTCAGATTCTCTTGGGAAGCAGTTTCTGTCAAATCTCAGAACTTTCCGGGACCGAAAGCTTCATGAAATCAACACAAGACACTCATGTTCTCCTAGTAGGGCGTGGCGAGAAAGCACTTTATACAGAGACATTCCAAGAAATCCACCTGCTTGCGGAAATCACACTGATTCCATGTGGCTGATTGATTCAGATCAGAGGAATCATCCTTATCTTCTTGACTGGTATTACACCTCTCAGGCTCACAACAGAACCGAGCACCcagtagagagagagaacgaaatCTTAACTGCAAATCAGAACTCTGCGGACTGTTGGCCTCCTAATTTGGGAATCCTTGGTGAAGATAGCAGAGATCTGCTCAACATGGAGGCAAGCACATCAGGTCAGTTCTTCAGAGAGAGCATTCTGCGCAATGACCAACCCGATGGAGAAGAAAGTTTTGGGAATCAGCATCCTCTTGATGGTAGGAACCAGTGGTGGGGAAGAGGCGACCGCTCTCACATTGGCACATCTCATCCGGCAACCGCCAATAGCTTCATTGAGCCACCTGATTTTATAAACCGCTACACAGCAGGAAACTTGTTAGACAGCTCATGGGGCAGAAGAAGCATTG aagaaggagatgaagaagaagaattggatTGGGAAGAAAATGCAAGAAGACAGTTGTCCAGGACTACATTCATGGATGATGATCATGATATTGAAGCTGGGGTTGATCTCCATTTCGACGATGTATATAGTTCAAGACCTCAACAAACTTCATCATCAAGCACCACATTAGGGTGA
- the LOC109124619 gene encoding autophagy-related protein 9-like isoform X2, with the protein MMSSGQKGPNVFNFFKWQRGESSSSLTTGLLHNESHEIELSNYGGIPSPGSESPSGLLNGESLNVQPIADLDLFVERLYSYYRDKGLWCIIVKWAVELLSLGFIICFSGFFLLYVDWNGLQNAKCGMDAVESGTKPCDLVKEAIHPHPLSPFTLTTAIIVGYLALFSVYWLFCFLRFFAQLKDTLDFRHFYYNNLHVTDNEILTMPWATVLEKVVQLQSSQCLCVVKDLSAHDMVMRLMRKENYLIGMLNKGLLSFPISHWIPGAGPAVKSAPDGTQYYLVLTKTLEWTLNWCILQSMFDCNFRVKRDFVSNPTTLKKRLFVVGLAMLLLSPFLVIFMLVYLFLRHAEQFYNHPSTASSRRWSNLSKWLFREFNEVDHLFKHRINSSVEHASEYLKQFPSPIISIIAKFVSFVSGGFAAVLIIIAFLEESLLEGHIFGRNLFWYAAVFGTITAISRAAISDEVLVLDPVGTMTLVVQHTHYMPKRWRGKENKDDVRLELETLFQYTGMMLLEEIASIFITPFLLMFVVPKRVDDILQFIKDFTVDIEGVGHVCSFSAFYFENHGNIKYGSPRNAPRREQRSSQGKMEKSFLSFQSSYPTWESDSLGKQFLSNLRTFRDRKLHEINTRHSCSPSRAWRESTLYRDIPRNPPACGNHTDSMWLIDSDQRNHPYLLDWYYTSQAHNRTEHPVERENEILTANQNSADCWPPNLGILGEDSRDLLNMEASTSGQFFRESILRNDQPDGEESFGNQHPLDGRNQWWGRGDRSHIGTSHPATANSFIEPPDFINRYTAGNLLDSSWGRRSIEEGDEEEELDWEENARRQLSRTTFMDDDHDIEAGVDLHFDDVYSSRPQQTSSSSTTLG; encoded by the exons ATGATGAGCAGTGGGCAAAAGGGTCCAAATGTGTTCAACTTTTTTAAATGGCAACGTGGTGAATCATCATCGTCTTTGACAACTGGATTACTTCATAATGAGTCCCACGAGATTGAGCTATCTAACTACGGAGGAATACCAAGTCCTGGTAGTGAGAGCCCGTCGGGACTTCTTAATGGAGAGAGTTTAAATGTTCAACCAATTGCTGATTTGGATCTTTTTGTTGAAAGGCTCTACAGCTACTATAGAGACAAAGGCCTTTGGTGTATTATCGTAAAGTGGGCTGTTGAGCTTCTAAGTCTGGGCTTCATCATATGCTTCTCTGGGTTCTTCTTGTTGTATGTTGATTGGAATGGCCTTCAGAATGCAAAATGTGGAATGGATGCAGTTGAATCAGGAACTAAGCCATGTGATCTTGTAAAAGAAGCTATCCATCCCCATCCTTTATCTCCTTTCACGCTCACAACTGCTATAATTGTTGGATATTTGGCCCTCTTCTCTGTGTACTGGCTCTTCTGCTTCTTAAGGTTTTTTGCGCAATTGAAAGATACGTTGGATTTCCGACACTTCTATTACAACAA TCTACATGTCACAGACAATGAAATCCTTACTATGCCATGGGCAACAGTCCTTGAGAAGGTTGTTCAGTTACAAAGCTCTCAATGCCTTTGTGTGGTTAAGGATCTTTCAGCTCATGATATGGTTATGCGCCTTATGCGAAAAGAAAACTACTTGATTGGAATGCTCAACAAAGGTTTGCTTTCTTTCCCAATTTCCCATTGGATCCCTGGTGCTGGTCCAGCAGTCAAATCTGCACCAGATGGGACACAGTATTACCTTGTATTGACAAAGACCCTTGAGTGGACCCTTAACTGGTGCATATTGCAGAGCATGTTTGACTG CAATTTTCGTGTTAAAAGGGACTTTGTTTCAAATCCTACTACATTGAAGAAACGGCTATTTGTGGTTGGACTTGCTATGCTTCTGCTGTCACCATTTCTTGTCATCTTTATGTTGGTGTATCTATTCCTAAGGCATGCTGAACAGTTTTACAATCATCCAAGTACTGCATCTTCTCGAAGATGGTCCAATTTGTCAAAGTGGCTCTTCAGGGAATTTAATGAG GTTGACCATTTATTCAAGCATCGGATTAATAGCAGTGTAGAACACGCATCTGAATATCTAAAACAATTTCCCTCACCTATCATCTCCATTATTGCAAAGTTCGTCTCTTTTGTTTCTGGCGGGTTTGCTGCTGTTTTGATCATCATTGCGTTTCTCGAAGAATCTCTTCTAGAGGGCCAT ATATTCGGCCGCAATCTGTTTTGGTATGCTGCTGTTTTTGGAACAATAACTGCTATTAGCCGGGCTGCCATTTCAGATGAAGTTTTGGTCCTTGACCCAGTAGGAACTATGACTTTGGTGGTCCAACACACTCACTATATGCCTAAGAGATGGCGTGGTAAGGAAAACAAAGATGATGTCCGCTTGGAGTTAGAGACTCTGTTTCAG TATACTGGGATGATGCTATTGGAGGAGATAGCTTCGATCTTCATCACACcttttttgcttatgtttgtCGTGCCAAAG CGGGTTGATGACATCTTGCaattcatcaaggatttcacAGTTGATATTGAAGGTGTAGGCCATGTTTGCAG CTTTAGTGCTTTCTACTTTGAGAACCATGGAAATATCAAGTATGGTTCACCACGTAATGCACCGCGTCGTGAGCAGAGAAGCTCACAAGGGAAAATGGAGAAATCATTTTTGAG TTTCCAGAGTAGTTATCCTACTTGGGAGTCAGATTCTCTTGGGAAGCAGTTTCTGTCAAATCTCAGAACTTTCCGGGACCGAAAGCTTCATGAAATCAACACAAGACACTCATGTTCTCCTAGTAGGGCGTGGCGAGAAAGCACTTTATACAGAGACATTCCAAGAAATCCACCTGCTTGCGGAAATCACACTGATTCCATGTGGCTGATTGATTCAGATCAGAGGAATCATCCTTATCTTCTTGACTGGTATTACACCTCTCAGGCTCACAACAGAACCGAGCACCcagtagagagagagaacgaaatCTTAACTGCAAATCAGAACTCTGCGGACTGTTGGCCTCCTAATTTGGGAATCCTTGGTGAAGATAGCAGAGATCTGCTCAACATGGAGGCAAGCACATCAGGTCAGTTCTTCAGAGAGAGCATTCTGCGCAATGACCAACCCGATGGAGAAGAAAGTTTTGGGAATCAGCATCCTCTTGATGGTAGGAACCAGTGGTGGGGAAGAGGCGACCGCTCTCACATTGGCACATCTCATCCGGCAACCGCCAATAGCTTCATTGAGCCACCTGATTTTATAAACCGCTACACAGCAGGAAACTTGTTAGACAGCTCATGGGGCAGAAGAAGCA ttgaagaaggagatgaagaagaagaattggatTGGGAAGAAAATGCAAGAAGACAGTTGTCCAGGACTACATTCATGGATGATGATCATGATATTGAAGCTGGGGTTGATCTCCATTTCGACGATGTATATAGTTCAAGACCTCAACAAACTTCATCATCAAGCACCACATTAGGGTGA